A DNA window from Luteolibacter luteus contains the following coding sequences:
- a CDS encoding ABC-F family ATP-binding cassette domain-containing protein → MLTIHKLTKTLGGRTLFRDAELSINWGERIALVGPNGAGKSTLFRMILGQEELDGGTIERDDYAITGYLAQESGDPGDETVLEIAIGITPEMVGYLRAMREHEAAGTTDHPDYAHAQDQFNHLNGYQLEPKAKKILAGLGYKESDFHKTAREFSGGWIMRAYLARLLVQEPDLLMLDEPTNHLDLLSLLWFQRYLMNYPGAILMISHDRDFMDAIVENVIEIDPDAQELIAYTGNYSSYLEQREARYEQKVQAYRNQNKEIEGHQEFIDRFRQVGSKAAQVQSRIKFLEKMERIEKPRAPRKPFKFAFPQPPRSNQKVIDLQKVSQAYGERQIYNGLDLTIERGDKIVLVGPNGAGKSTLLKILAGVLPINGGKREVGYATKLGYYSQHRSETLNEDNTVLEEVLASCTTLREEDARAILGSFLFRRTDVEKRCGVLSGGEKSRLNLVKFLVDPPNLLLMDEPTTHLDILSIDSLVNALKAYEGTLVFISHDVHFIRNLAETTLHINNGTVTRYTGGYDYFLEKSGLNDDRGAVTA, encoded by the coding sequence GTGCTCACGATCCACAAGCTCACGAAGACCCTCGGCGGACGCACCCTTTTCCGCGACGCCGAACTGTCGATCAACTGGGGCGAACGCATCGCCCTCGTCGGTCCGAACGGTGCCGGGAAGTCCACGCTTTTCCGCATGATCCTCGGCCAAGAGGAGCTTGATGGCGGTACGATCGAGCGCGACGACTACGCGATCACCGGCTATTTGGCGCAGGAATCCGGCGATCCAGGCGATGAAACGGTGCTGGAAATCGCGATCGGCATCACTCCGGAGATGGTCGGCTACCTGCGTGCGATGCGCGAGCATGAGGCGGCAGGCACGACGGATCATCCGGACTACGCGCATGCGCAGGACCAATTCAACCACCTGAACGGCTATCAGCTCGAACCGAAGGCGAAGAAGATCCTCGCCGGCCTCGGTTACAAGGAGAGCGACTTCCACAAGACCGCGCGTGAATTCTCCGGCGGCTGGATCATGCGTGCCTACCTGGCGCGCCTCCTCGTCCAGGAGCCCGACCTGCTGATGCTGGACGAGCCGACGAACCACCTCGACCTGCTTTCCCTGCTCTGGTTCCAGCGCTACCTGATGAACTATCCGGGTGCGATCCTGATGATTTCCCACGATCGCGACTTCATGGATGCGATCGTCGAGAACGTGATCGAGATCGATCCCGATGCGCAGGAGCTGATCGCCTACACGGGGAACTACTCCAGCTACCTGGAGCAGCGCGAGGCGCGCTACGAGCAGAAGGTGCAGGCCTACCGCAACCAGAACAAGGAGATCGAAGGCCACCAGGAATTCATCGACCGCTTCCGGCAAGTGGGCTCGAAGGCGGCGCAGGTGCAGTCACGCATCAAGTTCCTCGAGAAGATGGAGCGCATCGAGAAGCCGCGTGCTCCGCGCAAGCCCTTCAAGTTCGCCTTCCCCCAGCCGCCACGCTCGAACCAGAAGGTGATCGACCTGCAGAAGGTCAGCCAAGCTTACGGCGAAAGACAGATTTACAACGGTCTCGATCTCACCATCGAACGTGGCGACAAGATCGTGCTGGTGGGTCCGAACGGTGCGGGTAAATCGACGCTGCTGAAAATCCTGGCCGGCGTGCTGCCGATCAACGGTGGCAAGCGCGAGGTGGGCTACGCGACCAAGCTCGGCTACTATTCGCAGCACCGCTCCGAAACGCTGAACGAGGACAATACCGTGCTCGAAGAGGTATTGGCGAGCTGCACCACGCTGCGCGAGGAAGATGCCCGCGCGATCCTAGGGTCCTTCCTCTTCCGCCGCACGGATGTGGAGAAGCGCTGCGGTGTCCTTTCCGGTGGTGAGAAGTCGCGTCTGAATCTGGTGAAGTTCCTGGTCGATCCGCCGAACCTCCTGCTGATGGACGAGCCGACGACGCACTTGGACATCCTGTCGATCGACTCGCTGGTGAACGCGCTGAAGGCTTATGAAGGCACGCTGGTCTTCATCTCCCACGACGTGCACTTCATCCGCAATCTCGCGGAAACGACGCTGCACATCAACAACGGTA